Proteins co-encoded in one Chroococcidiopsis sp. TS-821 genomic window:
- a CDS encoding ABC transporter ATP-binding protein: MSTVALKNIHKTYADSEVIKGIDLDVNDREFVVFVGPSGCGKSTLLRMIAGLEEITAGELLIDGKRVNDVPPDKRGLAMVFQTYALYPHMTVAENMAFSLRLAGVPKAQRLQRARDVARILQLEPLLNRKPRELSGGQRQRVAIGRALVRNPKVFLFDEPLSNLDAALRVQMRIELASLHDSLQSTMIYVTHDQVEAMTLANKIVVLQNGIVEQVGSPLELYHHPRNLFVAGFIGSPRMNFISVTVAGVNDSGTTVRLPDDVSVTIPVKPGSLAVGDRATLGIRPEHLRLDRTQATINGEVLVVERLGGETYLYVKIANGDTLIVQTDGDNTSQLHDRVPIHINGELCHLFNQQGEAIPKVRRHHLTLN, translated from the coding sequence ATGTCAACAGTTGCTTTAAAAAATATTCACAAAACGTATGCGGATAGTGAGGTTATTAAAGGTATTGACTTGGATGTAAATGACCGCGAATTTGTTGTTTTTGTCGGTCCATCCGGTTGTGGCAAGTCTACTTTACTCCGCATGATTGCTGGACTTGAAGAAATTACTGCTGGTGAATTGCTGATTGATGGCAAGCGAGTGAATGATGTCCCGCCGGATAAACGCGGTTTGGCGATGGTGTTTCAAACGTATGCGTTGTATCCACACATGACGGTTGCGGAGAATATGGCATTTAGCCTCCGACTTGCTGGTGTTCCCAAAGCACAACGACTGCAACGCGCGCGTGATGTTGCTCGCATTTTACAATTAGAGCCGCTTTTAAACCGCAAACCACGCGAACTATCGGGAGGACAGCGCCAGCGGGTAGCGATCGGTCGCGCCCTCGTTCGCAATCCTAAGGTGTTTTTGTTTGACGAACCACTATCTAACCTTGATGCGGCGTTGCGGGTGCAGATGCGTATTGAACTTGCGAGTCTGCATGATAGTTTGCAATCAACGATGATTTACGTAACGCACGATCAAGTTGAAGCTATGACGCTGGCGAATAAAATTGTCGTGTTGCAAAACGGTATTGTCGAGCAAGTAGGATCGCCACTCGAACTGTATCATCATCCGCGCAATCTATTTGTTGCTGGCTTTATCGGTTCGCCGCGGATGAACTTCATATCAGTGACAGTTGCAGGTGTTAATGATTCGGGTACGACTGTGAGACTTCCTGATGATGTGAGTGTGACGATTCCCGTCAAACCTGGAAGTTTAGCCGTTGGCGATCGCGCCACGTTGGGAATTCGTCCTGAACATCTCCGCTTAGACCGAACGCAAGCAACTATCAATGGCGAGGTGCTAGTTGTTGAACGACTTGGTGGTGAAACTTATCTCTACGTCAAGATTGCCAATGGCGATACTCTGATCGTGCAAACCGATGGAGATAACACCAGTCAGTTACACGATCGCGTTCCGATTCATATTAATGGCGAGCTGTGTCATTTGTTTAACCAACAAGGCGAAGCCATTCCTAAAGTCCGTCGTCATCACCTAACTCTTAATTAA
- a CDS encoding carbohydrate ABC transporter permease yields the protein MASNSRRWLFTLLGWLVACILFFPIFWMFLTSFKTEVAAVATPPQLFFQPTLENYVAIEARADYFNYAFNSIAVSLGSTILALLLAIPAAYAMAFFPTKRTKGTLLWMLSTKMLPPVGVLVPIYILSRNFGLLDTRIGLIVIYTLINLPIVVWMIYSFFKEVPKEILEADRMDGATTQQELVHVLLPLALPGIASTALLSIILSWNEAFWSLNLTTADAAPLTAFIASFSSPQGLFWAKLSAASTMAIAPILIFGWLSQRQLVRGLTFGAVK from the coding sequence ATGGCAAGTAATTCTCGTCGTTGGCTATTTACATTACTCGGCTGGCTGGTCGCCTGCATCTTGTTTTTCCCAATTTTCTGGATGTTTCTGACCAGTTTTAAAACGGAAGTTGCGGCAGTGGCAACGCCTCCGCAGTTGTTTTTCCAGCCGACTTTAGAAAACTATGTAGCGATTGAAGCGCGGGCAGATTATTTCAATTATGCGTTTAACAGCATTGCTGTATCGTTGGGTTCAACAATTCTAGCACTGTTACTCGCGATACCTGCGGCATATGCGATGGCGTTCTTTCCCACAAAACGTACCAAGGGAACTTTGTTGTGGATGTTATCTACCAAAATGCTACCGCCAGTTGGCGTGTTGGTACCAATCTATATCTTGTCGCGCAACTTTGGGTTATTGGATACGCGGATCGGCTTGATCGTCATCTATACGCTGATTAACTTACCGATCGTCGTTTGGATGATCTACAGCTTTTTTAAGGAAGTTCCCAAAGAGATTTTAGAAGCCGATCGCATGGATGGCGCAACCACGCAACAAGAACTCGTTCACGTTTTGTTACCTCTTGCCTTACCTGGAATTGCTTCGACGGCGTTACTATCGATTATTTTGTCGTGGAATGAAGCTTTCTGGAGCCTGAATTTAACCACGGCAGATGCTGCGCCATTGACGGCGTTTATTGCTTCATTTTCAAGTCCGCAAGGATTGTTTTGGGCGAAACTTTCCGCAGCTTCAACGATGGCGATCGCTCCGATTTTAATCTTTGGTTGGTTAAGTCAACGGCAATTAGTCCGAGGTTTGACGTTTGGTGCGGTGAAGTAA
- a CDS encoding carbohydrate ABC transporter permease: MSSTLVVKPRHKTPRLKQRKRQVSTLPLVAPSAIALLLWMIVPLAMTVWFAFQRYNLLNPDVREFIGIENFTFILTDPGFWSSIVTTVILVGAVLAITIGLGTLLAVLFDQDFFGRGVARVLAISPFFVMPTVSALIWKNMLMHPVNGLFAQITTGLGLGAIDWFADFPLLAIIIIVSWEWLPFALLILLTAIQSLDREQLEAARMDGANPVALFRFVMLPHLNRAIAVVAMIETIFFLTIFAEIFVTTGGGPGLATTNLAYYIFLKALLEFDVGGASAGGLIAVILANIVAIFLMRSVARNLDI; the protein is encoded by the coding sequence ATGTCTTCTACACTCGTTGTCAAGCCCCGCCACAAAACGCCACGCCTTAAGCAACGCAAACGACAGGTATCGACCTTACCGCTGGTTGCACCTTCGGCGATCGCCTTGTTGCTGTGGATGATTGTGCCGCTGGCAATGACAGTATGGTTTGCTTTTCAGCGGTATAACTTGCTTAATCCTGATGTCCGTGAATTTATCGGTATTGAAAACTTCACGTTTATTTTGACCGATCCAGGGTTTTGGAGTTCGATTGTCACAACAGTGATTCTCGTTGGTGCAGTTTTAGCAATCACGATTGGGCTAGGAACTTTACTCGCGGTACTGTTTGACCAAGACTTTTTTGGGCGAGGCGTTGCGCGGGTACTCGCAATATCGCCATTTTTTGTGATGCCGACGGTCAGTGCGCTGATTTGGAAAAATATGCTGATGCATCCCGTTAACGGGCTATTTGCGCAGATTACCACAGGCTTGGGATTGGGGGCGATCGATTGGTTTGCCGATTTTCCCTTACTGGCAATTATTATTATTGTTTCTTGGGAATGGTTGCCGTTTGCGTTGCTGATTCTCCTTACGGCAATTCAATCTCTCGATCGCGAACAGTTAGAAGCAGCCCGCATGGATGGTGCGAATCCTGTGGCCTTATTTCGGTTTGTCATGTTGCCACATCTTAACCGCGCGATCGCAGTCGTGGCAATGATCGAAACAATCTTCTTTTTGACGATCTTCGCCGAAATTTTTGTCACCACAGGTGGTGGTCCTGGATTAGCAACCACGAACTTGGCGTATTACATCTTCCTCAAAGCTTTGTTGGAATTTGACGTCGGCGGTGCCTCTGCTGGAGGATTAATTGCCGTAATTCTTGCCAACATTGTGGCGATCTTTTTGATGCGTAGTGTTGCTCGTAATTTGGATATCTAA
- a CDS encoding sugar ABC transporter substrate-binding protein: MRIPRFAKVLAAFLVGVTLVQLLHACAPSQAVQKTRLTIATVNNGDMVVMQDLSRHFEAANPDIELRWVVLEENILRQRTTTDVASQGGQFDVLTIGSYETPIWARRDWLLPLQLPASYDVDDLLTPIREGLSHEGQLYAVPFYGESSMLYYRKDLFEKAGIAVPEQPTYAQIQQWASQVHDPVNGVYGICLRGKPGWGENMAFLSTLVNTFGGRWFDMEWQPTINTPAWKNAVSFYINLLNNYGPPGASSNGFNENLALFSTGRCGMWIDATVAAGLLSNPKESQVADTVGFTRAPIAEYPNGSNWLWAWALAVPKTSESPEAAQRFVAWATSKEYIQLVANENGWVAVPPGTRTSTYENPNYQQAAPFTEIVLRSIESADITRPAVEPTPYTGVQYVDIPEFQAIGAQVGQTIAAALTNNISVEQALEQSQRSTERFMRHTGYIK; encoded by the coding sequence ATGCGTATCCCCCGCTTCGCTAAAGTGCTAGCGGCATTTCTTGTAGGAGTGACGCTAGTGCAATTGCTACACGCCTGTGCGCCTTCGCAAGCCGTACAGAAAACGCGACTGACGATCGCCACCGTTAATAACGGTGACATGGTAGTTATGCAGGATCTTTCGCGCCACTTCGAGGCAGCAAATCCTGATATCGAACTGCGATGGGTTGTTCTCGAAGAAAACATCCTGCGCCAACGCACAACTACAGATGTTGCCAGCCAAGGCGGACAATTTGATGTTTTAACGATTGGTTCGTATGAAACACCGATTTGGGCAAGACGCGACTGGCTGCTACCCTTACAGCTTCCTGCTAGCTACGACGTAGATGATTTACTCACACCGATCCGCGAGGGACTTTCCCACGAAGGTCAACTGTATGCGGTTCCCTTCTATGGCGAAAGTTCGATGCTGTATTACCGCAAAGACTTGTTTGAAAAAGCAGGAATTGCCGTACCCGAACAGCCAACGTATGCGCAGATTCAACAATGGGCAAGCCAAGTCCACGATCCGGTGAATGGAGTTTACGGTATTTGCCTGCGCGGTAAACCTGGTTGGGGAGAAAACATGGCATTTCTCTCGACGTTGGTTAACACCTTCGGCGGACGCTGGTTTGACATGGAGTGGCAACCGACGATTAATACTCCCGCATGGAAAAACGCAGTTAGCTTTTATATCAATTTACTCAACAACTATGGTCCCCCAGGCGCGAGTTCCAATGGATTCAACGAGAATTTAGCATTGTTCTCAACAGGTAGATGCGGAATGTGGATCGATGCTACCGTTGCTGCCGGATTGTTATCGAATCCGAAAGAATCGCAAGTCGCCGACACCGTTGGCTTTACCCGCGCGCCGATCGCCGAATATCCTAACGGCTCAAATTGGCTGTGGGCTTGGGCACTCGCCGTTCCTAAAACCTCAGAATCACCCGAAGCAGCGCAAAGGTTCGTTGCGTGGGCAACATCCAAAGAATATATTCAGTTAGTCGCCAACGAGAATGGTTGGGTTGCAGTACCGCCTGGTACGCGAACATCAACTTATGAAAATCCTAACTATCAACAAGCTGCACCGTTTACAGAAATTGTGCTGCGATCGATTGAATCGGCGGATATTACGCGCCCAGCAGTTGAACCGACGCCTTATACGGGAGTGCAATACGTTGATATTCCAGAATTTCAGGCGATCGGCGCGCAAGTAGGACAAACGATTGCAGCCGCATTAACTAACAACATCAGCGTAGAGCAAGCGTTAGAACAATCGCAGCGATCGACAGAACGCTTCATGCGCCACACCGGATATATCAAGTAA
- a CDS encoding SDR family NAD(P)-dependent oxidoreductase: MTAKATYDFTGKTILITGGAGEIGKATARRFAANGAGVVLFDLNEAGMTKVAEELKEYDVRVSTFRCDVTSANDVRQAFAEAAAQFGQIDYVFNNAGYQGAFAKTDEYPEDDFQKVIDINVVGVFRILKAAAQHLRDIGGGAIVNMASFAGVVGPPNMLAYAASKFAVVGMTQTAAKDLAPHGIRVNALSPSLIGPGFMWTRQTELQAAVGSQYFDSDPKVVEQQMINSVPMRRLGSLEEVANGVAFLMSEEASYITGFNLEITGGQ; this comes from the coding sequence ATGACAGCAAAAGCAACTTATGACTTTACAGGTAAAACGATTTTGATTACCGGTGGTGCGGGAGAAATTGGCAAGGCGACCGCCCGCCGTTTTGCGGCTAATGGTGCTGGTGTCGTGCTATTCGATCTCAATGAAGCGGGAATGACGAAGGTGGCTGAAGAACTCAAAGAGTATGACGTTCGAGTGAGTACATTTCGCTGTGACGTTACGTCTGCTAACGACGTTCGTCAAGCCTTTGCGGAGGCTGCGGCGCAGTTTGGGCAGATTGACTATGTTTTTAACAATGCAGGGTATCAAGGCGCGTTTGCCAAGACTGACGAGTATCCTGAAGATGACTTTCAAAAAGTTATTGATATCAACGTTGTCGGTGTTTTTCGCATTCTTAAGGCTGCGGCGCAGCATCTACGCGATATCGGTGGAGGCGCGATAGTTAATATGGCAAGCTTCGCAGGGGTCGTAGGTCCACCGAATATGCTAGCTTACGCGGCTTCTAAGTTTGCAGTTGTTGGCATGACTCAAACCGCAGCAAAAGACCTTGCCCCTCATGGTATTCGCGTCAATGCGCTATCGCCTTCATTGATTGGTCCTGGTTTTATGTGGACGCGCCAGACGGAATTACAAGCAGCAGTAGGATCGCAGTATTTTGATAGCGACCCGAAGGTGGTTGAGCAGCAGATGATTAACTCAGTGCCAATGCGTCGTTTAGGAAGCTTAGAAGAAGTTGCAAATGGCGTAGCGTTTTTGATGAGTGAAGAGGCAAGTTATATTACAGGATTTAATCTAGAGATTACTGGCGGGCAATAA